The Schistocerca nitens isolate TAMUIC-IGC-003100 chromosome 8, iqSchNite1.1, whole genome shotgun sequence genome includes the window ATTGTAAACTTATAAAAGAGATATGTTGGAAGTCATTTTAAATCGGTCTGTGAAAGGCTACTAAATGTATGAGATCTATGTCCACCAATGCATGGAAATATACTGCAGATGAGTTAGTACACATTACAAGTCATAAAATGTCTCgagtttctaaaattatttttcatatcCAGATCGTTCTATAATTTACCACCTGCTCTGAATGACTGATTGGACAGTGAATGTGTAATTATTATGGACAATATCCAACTCAAACTGCAACATTAGCACCGGTCTGTGAACTCTGTTATTTCCAAATGATAATTACTGTGCACATCATGTTCAAACCTATTTGAATATTGGATCTGAAAAACAGTGTTTTAAGTGTATAATTCTGTGACTTTGTTAAATATTTGTTTACTGCACATGatattttgtgaatacttatgttaGTGGTAGGTTACTGCATTTGAACAATCATATTATAGCATGTCAACCGAATGTAGTATGTGGCTATTCATTTATCCATGCATCATTTCAATAGCTAAGACTTGATATGGTCATAAACAGTAATTCATTCAACATCAAAGTGCAATTAGTGTTTGAATTGTAATCTTGGTGTAGACTAAAGCATTGACAATAGCCTAGTTTCGAAAACTACTTTTTCAGCCAGCACAGCAACCATGGGCACACCTGCACTAATAACGGATAAGCTGCATCTGCTGCACCAAAAAAGAtcgatattttttaaataaataagaatGGTCACTGTGTCATTTTAATTTTCAAAGTATAGTGCTTGGTAAAAGACTAAACAATAAGTGGGGCCTACGTGCTTCATTGCTGGATCATATGAAACATTAATTCAGTTGAACAGGATCAAAACATAAAGGACAAAACAGCATATGATCCCAAGTATCATCTGCCAGATGGGCTATAGTATGATACATGACACTGATCACACTTACTTTGAATATTAGTGtttcacatagaaaatattttaaacTGGTCATTGTTGTAAAACTTTGTTTGAAATCATTAACTTAGTTGTGTCATAATGTGTTTGTTTATCATTGCATTCACTGCTCATTGTCTAGTTTCATTGTGTAAAAGAATTGTAAACTGTGAAATAATACATGTAGATGCAAAAGCacatgtttcattgtttttctctttctttactGTTCTATAATACATGCAACTTTAGATCTAAACCAGCCAGCTGTTCTTTACTATGTTGATAAATACCCTTGTTTCATCACAAGGAAAACTACTACTTACTTATCGAGCCATGTGTCGACAGCATCCATGTTGGGAAACATGAGTTCTTGATCCTTGATGAAAAAGTGACGGAAAGTGATCTCACCAGTGTGTAGACGCACAGCAGGAATGTAACCTAGACTAGGCATCATTGGATACAACACACAGGGCACTTTACGAGTTCGATGTATGACATTTGTGCGAGATGACTTCTGCAACGAAGAAAGAATGGTGCCTCCCACACTTTGCGCTGGTCCTGGATTAGGAGGCATGACAAGTCGGTGCAGCGATATCCGATGTTGCTCAGTTGCTGTGAATGGGCCAAACAACAATTTCTGCGGGGCTTCAAACGTGGCATAAACTCCAAATTTTGGACACGAAAGATCATTAACCAGGACGTATCCTTCACGTCGTTCTAGCAGAGGCTTACAAAGTGCCACTTTATCCCGCATGGACTTGTAAACCATGTCTAGCATTTCTTCATATTCGACACCACACCTTTTGGATGCCACATACACCATATCGTACTTCTTCACAAGAGGTACAGAAAACCAGTGAAATTTGTCAGCTCCTCGAGGCAAAGTGTACAAACCCTGAGTGACACAATATGTTTCTTCATTCACATTTACGTCTGCCAGTTCAAATCGCATTTCTGCATCAGTCGATTCTCCTGCCGCCAGCAATTCTAACATCTTTGCTTTGAAGCGAGCTGGCGATATCTTAGAACGAAGTTCAGCAAACGGCCCCCCATCGGGAATTCTGTCATTGGGCACAGAAACTCCAGAACCTGCCCATGCCTCAGGAGACAAATGCTCAGTCTCAGATGGCTGCAAATCTTCTTCAAGTTCTGGGTCTGCCTGAATCCCGGCTTGTTCTCCCTGTGTACCTTTAACACGGTTTGTTATCGTACCGGCAATTTGCCAGCATGAACCATCACACCTCAAGATTGCATATTTGGAATTCTCAATACGACCTGGGATAACAAGATTTTGCACAACAGATGGGAAACCTTGCAGCTTACGCATTTTTTTAAGATTGATAAACTGAGGTGATGGTTGTCTATTAGTTGGTGTGATGATAAGTTTCATTCCAGTATCAAGGACACGCAACCACACAAAAACGTTGTTCATTTCGAAAAGTTGCTTGAGGAAGTTCCAGTTTACCACTTGTATATGACCTTTAGGGAATGTATTCAAGTCTGGAAAACTATTACCCTCACTGATAATTGATGCCCTAGAGTCATTGCTGCTGCCTTGGAGAAGACTTATTAGCTTCGAACCTAGCTGCTGTTTCTTCCTAGACTCACTTTTAGAAGGAGACTGTTGTGATGGAGATTGTCGTGGTGGAGACAATTGCGATGGAGATTGTTGCAATGGAGACTGCTGTGCTGGAGACAGTGGAGTTGGAGACTGTTGAGTTAGAGACTGTTGTGTGTCCACTGCATTTGGGAACTGTTCTTTGATCACACTTCCTTGCTGTTGATAAGTAGTAGCACACTCTGCATCCTCACTGGGCTTCTGTCCACAGAATTCTTCTAAGGTGAGGGTAGTGACAGCTGCAATCTGAATTCCAGCTTCTGAACCCTTCTCAGATTTCGCAGTGACCTTTCCTACATTGTTCTGGCACTGATTTGGTTCCCGTCGATTTAGACGTATCACACTGCTGCGAACACGTCTAGAAAGGTAGGTGTGAGAAATGCCTGCTGTCCTTGCTGAATCACGCTGTAGATTATGCACGTGAACTGTGTTGAGAGGAGTTGTGCGCTTCACAGCCACATTGCGTGATTTTGTCTGCTGCTCTGATGCTTGCATGGCCAACTGTCGACGCTGCTCTGCAGACAAAGGAGGGGAACATAGTCTTTTAATAGCAGTGTTTAATTTAATAAGCTCACACAATGGACTGGGAGGGATTCTCCTCTTGATACAATCACAACCATATTCATCATGCTCCATACAGTATGGTCTTTTCTTTATACCTTTCACCTTGTTTATGGACACAAAAGACTGTTCTATTCCATACCTGTAAAATAAATTAGACATTACTGTAAGATAGACAAATACAAAACTTAATTTCAATAACAATAGGCATTCAGAAAAATAATCACTAAGCATACTAGGAATGTTAGATCCTAAAACTGTATCTGTTTATCGTAAATCATGATGAAACTGTTTAATTAAGGTAGGTCTCCCCTATGATATTAAAGACTACATACAATACATGTGCAAAATCCTGAAGAACTATACTATAGTTTAAAAAATGACACAGTGAATGTTGCAGCCACATTAAAAAATGACAGTGTATTATAGTTTATGTATTGTGTGAAAACGGAACACGACTgtaagaaaaacaacacacacacaaacacacaccacgcataaaataaaaaatatgcacgGAGTGTGTGTGATCAGAGGCCAAGATGTGCACGTACGCACTGTTTACAATCAAGCCTGCTTAATATGCTACTGTTGTTTCACACACCACCAGTCAGCCAGTATCTACTCAAGTTCGGTGCAGTGTGTATGCATTTCAGGTCGTGTTACATATGTATTATTGTTCCTGCCATTTTTTGCCAATATGAGTCATGCCTCTTTAAAACAGAAGAGGATATTTGTTTCTTTGGTGATAGAGGTTTCAGCACTAGTAAGATTGGACAGTGATGAGACTATAAAAGAGGCAGAGGCAGAGTTGAGCTTAAATGAAGTAACAGTAGGTGACTAGCAGCGAAGCAGAACCAAACTAGAACAGTGTATTCAACCACAGTGTCTTGTTTTTCTCCTAAATGACATCAAAATTCACAGATCATAAAACCATCAAAACATCAGATTATGAAAAGACTAATTAAGGTCTTTTGTTGTGATTTACTCAACAGCAAGCTAAAGGAAGTCCAATAAGTGATCCGATGATTCAGAAGAAGATGCTTTTATTTCGAACAGAATTAGAAGCAGGAGAAGAAAGTTCTTCCACTAGCTCTAGCTGGCTGGATGGAAGAGAAGGTATGGGGTACACCAGCTTGAATTCTGTGATGAAAAGTTATCCGCTGACAGTGGAGCTGTCAAAGTGatacatgaaaaaacaaaaaactatGGTAAATGAAGAAAATCTGCCACTGGATCAAGTTTATAATTGTAATGAGACAGGGCTCAATTATAGAATGCTTCCAACAAAAATTCTAGCAGCTAGAAATGGAGCTTATGCTATGGTTTATAAGAAATCAAAAGATGGATAACAATTCTAGCTTGCAGCAATGACTCTTGAGATCATAAATTGCTGAAATTGCCACTTTTGATCAATTGCTAAGTCTGCCAAACCAAGAGCATTCACAAACATACAGTTGTCAGCCTTACCagttttatataaaaataaaaaaagtacctGGATGGGTATCTCAATTTTTTAGAGATGGCTTTTTGACACATTTgtaccaccctcccccctcccctcccaacaaAAGGGACTTTAATGAGCAAAAAATTACCACTCAAGGAGTCCTTACTCTATACAATGCAGGAATTCCCTCAAAAGCTATAGACATTTACCCTTTTTTACCTCCAAATACTACTAACCTTGTCCAAGCAACGAACCAAGGAACACTGGCACgtttgagggaggggggagggggggggggatgtgttgcTACCACTTCTGCACTCAACGGTAAATGTGCCCCCAACAATAGAAGTTGCCCTGCAAAAATTAAAATGAAGGATGTTGTAAACAGGGTTGCAGAATCTTGGCACTACTTAAAATCAGAAATACTAAAAAAGTGTTTGGAAATTCTCTCAGAAgaacataataaaaatgaaaaaaaaagaaagaaaagaaagcaatAATGACACTCTCccagaagaaaacaaaaatgaactgttgttacatattgtttgtcatcttTCTGGGTCTGAAAATGGAGACAATGAAGTGCAGACGTGGTAGAACCAAGACGATCAGTATGTAGTGATGGAACGACACCATTAAAATTAGCACTGCACTAAATGGAGCAACAGATCGTGGCAACACCAGCTGACATTATGCTTCTTTGAAGACAATGGGACTACGCTACTAAGAACAAATTTTCTTTACAAAAACAGACTACTGATTCTTTTTTCTGACATTAAAATATGCACAGTACCATTAGTTGTACAGTACTTCAAGTAATATGTATGTGCTGAAAATACAATGTTTGAGTTTTTACTAGAATATTATCTCTATAACAAACTCTAAGTAATGTGTTAACTGATGAAACAACTGTGTTACTGTAATAATACTGTGAACATGAAGTTCTGAACCTATTTTTACATAAAGTTTCTAAAATTGTCCCGTATTGTATAACTAGAGTTTTCCCAAATTCAAGCTCTTCTTGGTCCCAATTACCTTCAATTACCAAGGTTTCACTGTAAATCCCAATGTCAGCTGATGGAACAGGAAGCAGCTGCAGTAACAGTGCGATACACAAACCTATTCTCATTTCCCAGACATTCACTCCTAATCCC containing:
- the LOC126199072 gene encoding uncharacterized protein LOC126199072 isoform X2, translating into MERLGVNVIEMNAGQETICEEDFCRLGCVCKSLKTCKSLPRGHCGEVSCMFDCKCISATSFNKEEVTNNRLLSPDMLLRLQNEVGRNLAKKEREFHQTVIKGDEGVIVVGGDGNIRKKRDRKLPGRYRDSVLISHLTVPQIKALAKNEDERTKSRYKSDSSEIKVVGSREEKPSQEKYPIDKIKIERTVSGKLRSHRIPSEKVNTSAKAPLPNSPVIIQLPTDIEARIVEEGGILAPCNPKLVNSNAPILELEKVATPGRPPPPQLWTPKKSVIANNSEPGTKTKNGTVPIRSQILNNICIKDLEITKVVSEGESTAQPAVQEPQNDVEIKVIACDSTAVPSSTANTTLEPAVQGKAAEVSVIKKSANSETIAPDAAADSESGVIEKLHNALKERYGIEQSFVSINKVKGIKKRPYCMEHDEYGCDCIKRRIPPSPLCELIKLNTAIKRLCSPPLSAEQRRQLAMQASEQQTKSRNVAVKRTTPLNTVHVHNLQRDSARTAGISHTYLSRRVRSSVIRLNRREPNQCQNNVGKVTAKSEKGSEAGIQIAAVTTLTLEEFCGQKPSEDAECATTYQQQGSVIKEQFPNAVDTQQSLTQQSPTPLSPAQQSPLQQSPSQLSPPRQSPSQQSPSKSESRKKQQLGSKLISLLQGSSNDSRASIISEGNSFPDLNTFPKGHIQVVNWNFLKQLFEMNNVFVWLRVLDTGMKLIITPTNRQPSPQFINLKKMRKLQGFPSVVQNLVIPGRIENSKYAILRCDGSCWQIAGTITNRVKGTQGEQAGIQADPELEEDLQPSETEHLSPEAWAGSGVSVPNDRIPDGGPFAELRSKISPARFKAKMLELLAAGESTDAEMRFELADVNVNEETYCVTQGLYTLPRGADKFHWFSVPLVKKYDMVYVASKRCGVEYEEMLDMVYKSMRDKVALCKPLLERREGYVLVNDLSCPKFGVYATFEAPQKLLFGPFTATEQHRISLHRLVMPPNPGPAQSVGGTILSSLQKSSRTNVIHRTRKVPCVLYPMMPSLGYIPAVRLHTGEITFRHFFIKDQELMFPNMDAVDTWLDKFLQSRILYVPKQLRVKWKCVPLECFDPAAKKVFDTKILNGNHVMTVVGVFDLYEMKYNNAAAYGLKNSLLHKLKEKLRRRDVMEGFNVIGRVLLDQSDSGHMSKLQLLRKAREEIRQLEADFVKLSFEKNQLKNKKQSLLKRMYKDVMRMSYKEDVENIVSELKKVWEVNDTPPVVELTESEDADNKENICKVPLFLSRLPVR